One region of Acidobacteriota bacterium genomic DNA includes:
- a CDS encoding MFS transporter gives MGAAFTFPDFRNLWTAAFTSAVGTWMQRFAQQWLIFDLTGSAFYLGLDMFVGAVPLLLFTLIGGVTADRYDRRHLLMASQAIQMVCALTLTALVLTGAVSVPYILALSFTTGLAQAFGGPAFQSIIPALVPRSTLPNAVALNSIQFNLAQSVGPFIGGLVFTTLGLAACFGLNSVSFLVVIVVLALMQLPPPNRANRQPMTEEIKGGLRFVSRGVFLALTVLAACTTSLGLPIRAFLPVFAGDPETLSRMMTCLGVGAVFGALIVAWLGKFERMGETLLWVLGLFGATIAAFALLPITLVSYALLVQAGAALLVVFSLTASLVQLTVPDELRGRVMSVYLMAFRGGMPIGSLVSGWLTTALPTPTVIAMNGGVLVMIAAYFLVRSHGIREL, from the coding sequence CTGGGCGCTGCCTTTACGTTCCCGGACTTCCGCAACCTCTGGACCGCCGCGTTCACATCCGCCGTCGGCACCTGGATGCAGCGCTTCGCGCAACAGTGGCTGATCTTCGACCTGACGGGGTCGGCGTTCTACCTGGGACTCGACATGTTTGTCGGAGCTGTTCCGCTGCTACTGTTCACGCTGATTGGCGGCGTGACCGCCGACCGGTACGACCGCCGCCACCTGCTGATGGCATCGCAGGCGATCCAGATGGTCTGCGCCCTCACGCTGACCGCCCTGGTCCTCACCGGGGCGGTCAGCGTTCCCTACATTCTCGCGCTCTCCTTCACTACCGGGCTGGCCCAGGCGTTCGGCGGGCCGGCATTCCAGTCCATCATCCCGGCCCTGGTGCCGCGGAGCACGCTGCCGAACGCGGTGGCGCTCAATTCGATTCAGTTCAACCTGGCGCAGTCCGTCGGTCCCTTCATAGGCGGCCTGGTGTTCACGACCCTCGGCCTCGCCGCCTGCTTCGGGTTGAACAGCGTCTCGTTCCTGGTGGTAATCGTCGTCCTGGCTCTCATGCAGTTGCCGCCGCCCAACCGCGCCAACCGCCAACCGATGACCGAGGAGATAAAGGGCGGGCTCCGGTTCGTCAGCCGCGGTGTCTTCCTCGCCCTGACCGTCCTTGCCGCCTGCACGACGTCGCTGGGTTTGCCTATCCGCGCCTTCCTGCCGGTCTTCGCCGGTGACCCGGAAACCCTCAGCCGGATGATGACCTGCCTCGGCGTCGGCGCCGTGTTCGGCGCCCTCATAGTCGCCTGGCTCGGGAAGTTCGAACGCATGGGAGAGACGCTGCTCTGGGTGCTGGGCCTGTTCGGCGCCACCATCGCGGCGTTCGCCCTGCTGCCGATCACGCTCGTGAGCTACGCCCTGCTGGTGCAGGCGGGAGCGGCCCTCCTGGTGGTCTTCTCGCTCACGGCATCGCTGGTGCAACTGACCGTCCCGGACGAATTGCGCGGACGGGTGATGAGCGTGTACTTGATGGCCTTCCGCGGCGGCATGCCGATCGGCAGCCTCGTAAGCGGCTGGCTGACCACCGCGCTCCCGACCCCAACCGTGATCGCAATGAACGGCGGAGTGCTGGTGATGATCGCCGCCTACTTCCTCGTCCGCAGTCACGGCATCCGCGAGCTGTAG
- a CDS encoding glycosyltransferase, protein MMSAAPVVSIVIPVLRDSVELEGLLGNLDDAATPDAGDSPEVIVVNSEPADPAIAALRRRFPAVRWMDGARGRGRQMNAGAAVAGGRWLLFLHADARLEPGCLRAVAGLDREDVVGGAFRLAIASPHWFARTIERGVALRTKWLRLPYGDQGIFVRREAFDALGGYAPLPLMEDVDLILRLWRVGRLRFPPERVRVSARRWERDGWLPRTISNLWLLVRYVAGASPARLARAYYGEDRVRAATESAGSGGGAATSGAVSVIIPALNEEAAIPEVLDEIPEIADRVIVADNGSTDETAELARAAGATVVSEPVRGYGRACLAGLRALPPAGGDDIVVFLDADRSDYPEEMPLLVEPIRRGEADFVLGNRAGAGRPWSARFGTALCVWLINRLWGTRYRDLGPFRAIRRDVLDDLGMKDLTWGWTIEMQVKAAEAALRVREVPVRQRTRIGQSKISGTVMGTLRAGARMLHIIWSLHRTRRARRGRPEGGGGAESRSAS, encoded by the coding sequence ATGATGTCTGCCGCCCCGGTGGTCTCGATAGTGATCCCGGTGTTGCGGGACTCGGTAGAGCTGGAAGGCCTGCTCGGCAACCTTGACGACGCGGCGACGCCCGATGCCGGGGACTCGCCGGAGGTAATCGTCGTCAACAGCGAACCGGCCGATCCGGCGATAGCGGCGTTGCGGCGGCGCTTCCCGGCTGTGCGCTGGATGGATGGCGCGCGCGGGCGCGGCCGGCAGATGAACGCCGGGGCGGCGGTGGCCGGCGGGCGATGGCTCCTGTTTCTTCATGCCGACGCACGACTGGAGCCCGGGTGTCTGCGGGCCGTTGCGGGGCTGGATCGGGAAGATGTCGTGGGTGGCGCGTTCCGGCTGGCGATCGCCTCGCCGCACTGGTTTGCCCGGACCATCGAAAGGGGAGTGGCGCTTCGCACGAAGTGGCTGCGGTTGCCATACGGCGATCAGGGCATCTTCGTGCGCCGCGAAGCGTTCGATGCACTCGGCGGCTATGCGCCCTTGCCGCTGATGGAGGACGTCGATCTGATCCTGCGCCTCTGGAGGGTGGGGCGGTTGCGCTTTCCGCCGGAGCGCGTGCGCGTATCGGCGCGGCGATGGGAGCGGGATGGCTGGCTGCCCCGCACGATCTCCAATCTCTGGCTGCTGGTGCGCTACGTCGCCGGCGCATCGCCGGCCCGGCTGGCGCGCGCCTACTACGGCGAGGACCGGGTGCGGGCGGCGACCGAGTCCGCCGGATCAGGCGGCGGAGCCGCCACGAGCGGCGCGGTCTCGGTGATTATCCCGGCTCTGAACGAGGAAGCGGCGATCCCCGAGGTACTGGACGAGATCCCGGAGATTGCGGATCGCGTCATCGTTGCCGACAACGGCTCGACCGACGAGACCGCAGAGCTCGCACGCGCGGCGGGCGCGACGGTGGTGAGCGAACCGGTGCGTGGCTACGGAAGGGCCTGCCTTGCCGGGCTGCGTGCGTTGCCGCCCGCCGGAGGTGACGATATCGTCGTCTTCCTCGACGCGGACCGGAGCGACTATCCGGAGGAGATGCCTCTGCTGGTCGAGCCAATCCGCCGCGGCGAGGCGGACTTCGTGCTGGGTAATCGCGCCGGCGCCGGCCGTCCCTGGTCGGCGCGGTTCGGCACCGCGCTCTGCGTCTGGCTCATCAACCGCCTGTGGGGCACCCGCTACCGCGACCTCGGTCCGTTCCGCGCGATCCGCCGCGACGTCCTCGATGACCTCGGGATGAAGGATCTCACTTGGGGTTGGACGATAGAGATGCAGGTGAAGGCGGCCGAGGCGGCGCTCCGCGTCCGCGAGGTTCCGGTCCGCCAGCGCACCCGCATCGGGCAGTCGAAGATCTCCGGCACCGTCATGGGCACCCTCCGGGCCGGCGCCCGCATGCTCCATATCATCTGGTCGCTCCACCGCACGCGGCGGGCCCGGCGCGGCCGGCCGGAGGGAGGAGGCGGCGCGGAGTCGCGCAGCGCGTCATGA
- a CDS encoding DUF309 domain-containing protein, translating into METIDWCGEPPPRLLLEGVAQFNRGEFFEQHETLEDLWRAEARDVRRLYQGILQVGVAMYHIGRLNHHGAMHMLTRGPDYLRPFAPACQTVNVSDLLAQAARIRAEVERLGPDGLDGFDWSLTPIVRFVDPPPRAPTPGWTTRVQDPSSR; encoded by the coding sequence ATGGAAACCATCGACTGGTGCGGCGAACCGCCCCCGCGGCTGCTGCTGGAGGGCGTGGCGCAGTTCAACCGGGGTGAGTTCTTCGAACAACATGAGACGCTTGAAGACCTGTGGCGCGCAGAGGCGCGCGACGTGCGACGGCTATACCAGGGCATCCTGCAGGTCGGCGTGGCGATGTACCACATCGGCCGGCTGAACCATCACGGGGCGATGCACATGTTGACCCGGGGACCGGACTACCTGAGGCCGTTCGCACCGGCGTGCCAGACGGTGAACGTGTCGGACCTGCTCGCCCAGGCGGCGCGGATCCGCGCTGAGGTGGAACGGCTGGGCCCCGATGGGCTCGACGGGTTCGACTGGTCGCTCACCCCGATCGTGCGTTTCGTCGACCCGCCTCCGCGGGCGCCGACACCCGGCTGGACGACCCGCGTCCAGGACCCATCATCGCGCTGA
- a CDS encoding nuclease — translation MLSTNGNSRHNVYVLVDGENVDGTLSTILNRPPQSEDRPRWETVFRFAENLWGGRSAKAMFFINVRPEATVPWPFVQALLACHFRPVLLTGRDGRKVVDEGIQKTLHALEAREGDVLLLSHDKDFSSALAALGSNDDRHIGVLAFREYLAADYTHMPNLDIFDLETDARAFQNGPLPRMRPVQIDEFDPAVLLDSL, via the coding sequence ATGCTCTCTACCAACGGGAACTCCCGGCACAACGTGTACGTTCTGGTCGACGGCGAGAACGTAGACGGGACTCTCAGCACGATCCTGAACCGGCCGCCGCAATCGGAGGATCGGCCTCGTTGGGAGACGGTCTTTCGCTTCGCCGAAAACCTCTGGGGAGGACGCTCTGCCAAGGCGATGTTCTTCATCAACGTCCGCCCGGAAGCGACGGTTCCCTGGCCCTTCGTGCAGGCACTGCTGGCCTGCCACTTCCGTCCGGTCCTGCTCACCGGCCGGGACGGCCGCAAGGTGGTGGACGAAGGAATCCAGAAAACGCTCCACGCCCTCGAGGCCCGCGAGGGCGACGTCCTGCTGCTGAGTCACGACAAGGACTTCTCCTCAGCCCTCGCCGCGCTCGGAAGTAACGACGACCGCCACATCGGCGTCCTCGCGTTCAGGGAATACCTCGCCGCCGACTACACGCACATGCCGAATCTGGACATCTTCGATCTCGAGACGGATGCCCGGGCGTTCCAGAACGGCCCGCTCCCGAGGATGCGGCCGGTGCAGATCGACGAGTTCGACCCGGCTGTCCTGCTGGACAGCCTCTAG
- a CDS encoding citrate synthase: protein MGDTLTITDNRTGKQYEVPIVDDTIRAIDLRKIKVDPGEFGMMTYDPAYLNTANCRSAITFIDGDRGILRYRGYPIEQLAEHSTFVETAWLLINGELPTQTELDAWTAELDREALDAGSPLNRQVEAFMGGFDDGAHPMGIFLATIGALSTCFPDAKRVRDPEVRRAQMSRLIALVPGIAACACRRSSGRSFATPGDGLDYVGRFLSVLYDAEGKPYTPNPVLERALDILFILHADHEQNCSTSAMRGIGSSEADPFASLAGAAAALSGPLHGGANEAVLRMLRQIGSVDNIPDFIRSVKDGEGRLMGFGHRVYKSYDPRATVIKKTAYEVFEVTGRNPLLDIAIELERIALEDDYFVQRRLYPNVDFYSGLIYEAMDFDPAMFTVLFAIGRTPGWVAQWNELMGDKEQRIARPRQVFTGPDARDYVSLDARG, encoded by the coding sequence CGTACGACCCGGCCTACCTGAACACGGCCAACTGCCGCAGCGCGATCACGTTCATCGACGGCGACAGGGGAATCCTCCGCTACCGGGGTTATCCGATCGAGCAGCTCGCGGAGCACAGTACGTTTGTCGAGACGGCCTGGCTGCTGATCAACGGCGAGCTGCCGACGCAGACGGAGCTGGACGCATGGACGGCCGAGCTGGATCGGGAGGCGCTCGACGCCGGCTCGCCGCTCAACCGGCAGGTCGAGGCGTTCATGGGTGGTTTCGACGACGGCGCCCATCCCATGGGAATCTTCCTCGCGACGATCGGCGCTCTCTCCACCTGCTTCCCCGACGCGAAACGGGTGCGCGATCCCGAAGTGCGCCGTGCGCAGATGTCCCGTCTGATCGCGCTCGTGCCGGGTATCGCCGCCTGCGCCTGCCGCCGCAGCAGCGGACGGTCGTTCGCCACCCCGGGTGACGGACTTGACTATGTCGGCCGCTTCCTGAGCGTTCTCTACGACGCGGAGGGAAAGCCCTATACCCCCAATCCCGTGCTCGAACGGGCGCTGGACATCCTCTTCATCCTGCATGCCGACCACGAGCAGAACTGCAGCACCAGCGCGATGCGCGGCATCGGCAGCTCCGAGGCCGACCCCTTCGCCTCGCTCGCCGGCGCGGCGGCGGCCCTTTCCGGGCCGCTGCACGGCGGGGCAAACGAGGCGGTGCTCCGGATGCTGCGCCAGATCGGATCGGTCGACAACATTCCGGACTTCATTCGATCCGTAAAGGACGGCGAGGGGCGCCTCATGGGCTTCGGCCACCGCGTCTACAAGTCGTACGATCCCCGGGCGACGGTGATCAAGAAGACCGCGTACGAGGTGTTCGAAGTCACCGGACGCAATCCGCTGCTGGACATCGCGATCGAGCTGGAGCGGATCGCGCTGGAAGACGACTACTTCGTGCAGCGCCGGTTGTACCCGAACGTCGACTTCTACTCGGGACTGATCTACGAGGCGATGGACTTCGATCCCGCCATGTTCACCGTTCTCTTCGCCATCGGGCGCACCCCGGGTTGGGTGGCGCAATGGAACGAACTGATGGGTGACAAGGAACAGAGGATCGCCCGTCCCCGGCAGGTCTTCACCGGTCCGGACGCCCGCGACTACGTTTCCCTCGACGCCCGCGGCTGA
- a CDS encoding DUF2461 domain-containing protein, with the protein MSTPCFSPKTLTFLRALKRNNNREWFNANRPRFEEHVRAPMVALVEQLALDLPAIAPDLIAEPKRSIYRIYRDTRFSPDKTPYKTHVAAIFPHRDLPKHEGAGLYVHIALDGVFVGGGLYRPQPRQLAKLREYIAGHHRQLRAIVAAPPFQETFGDLAGERLQRTPRGYAADHPAADLLRLKQYLAGRAHEPAFATDPRFYASLLRDFTVLAPVVRYLNGPLTTAEALLEEALTGEEARRPSRGASAGR; encoded by the coding sequence ATGTCGACACCCTGCTTCTCACCGAAGACGCTCACGTTTCTCCGCGCCCTCAAGCGGAACAACAACCGCGAGTGGTTCAATGCCAACCGCCCCCGCTTCGAGGAACATGTCCGCGCGCCCATGGTGGCGCTCGTCGAGCAACTGGCCCTCGACCTGCCGGCCATCGCCCCCGATCTCATCGCCGAACCGAAGCGGTCGATCTACCGAATCTACCGCGATACCCGCTTCTCGCCCGACAAGACGCCGTACAAGACGCACGTCGCGGCGATTTTCCCGCATCGGGATCTGCCCAAACACGAGGGCGCCGGACTCTACGTGCACATCGCGCTGGACGGCGTGTTCGTCGGCGGCGGACTGTACCGGCCGCAGCCGCGGCAACTGGCGAAACTGCGCGAGTACATCGCGGGCCACCATCGGCAGTTGCGCGCGATAGTCGCCGCGCCGCCGTTCCAGGAAACCTTCGGCGATCTCGCCGGCGAGCGTCTGCAGCGAACGCCTCGCGGGTACGCCGCGGACCATCCGGCGGCCGACCTGCTCCGACTGAAGCAATACCTGGCAGGGCGGGCCCACGAACCGGCCTTCGCAACCGATCCCCGCTTCTACGCCTCGCTCCTGCGCGACTTCACGGTCCTGGCGCCGGTGGTCCGCTACCTGAACGGCCCCCTCACGACGGCCGAGGCGCTGCTCGAGGAGGCGTTGACCGGTGAGGAAGCGCGCCGTCCGTCGCGTGGCGCCAGCGCCGGCCGCTGA
- a CDS encoding FAD-dependent oxidoreductase: MAHPDVAVIGAGVFGVWTARHLRATGRTVVLVDGHGSGHPRAASGGESRIIRVGYGDRALYSTWAREALPQWQRLFDEAGEALFQRTGVLWFARPDDSATEVTARTVESLGVPLERLDQRALRERFPQFDVEPYAGGLFEPESGVLLARRAVALAARDARRHGVEYRLAAAAPIEPSSGAAGLASLPLADGSRLSAGTFVFACGAWMPRLFPRLLGPLIRPTRQEVGFLGPPAGDERFAPPAMPAWIDRGAEAYGLPALDGRGAKVALHEHGPAFDPETGDRMPTARAMEAVRAAAAERLPGLRNAPLVEARVCQYANTWNGDLLLDRHPETENVWLAGGGSGHGFKLGPAVGAYLTGRMDGSRREEALVGLASKRPEPDRHVF; this comes from the coding sequence ATGGCGCATCCGGACGTGGCGGTGATTGGGGCGGGCGTCTTCGGAGTCTGGACCGCTCGGCACCTTCGTGCCACCGGCCGAACCGTGGTCCTCGTCGACGGGCACGGGTCGGGACACCCCCGGGCGGCGTCGGGCGGGGAATCGCGGATCATACGGGTGGGGTACGGCGACCGCGCGCTCTACTCCACGTGGGCGCGGGAGGCTTTGCCCCAGTGGCAGCGCCTGTTCGACGAGGCGGGCGAAGCACTGTTCCAGCGGACCGGCGTGCTCTGGTTCGCCCGGCCGGATGATTCGGCGACCGAGGTGACGGCGCGGACCGTCGAGTCGCTCGGCGTGCCTCTGGAACGGCTGGACCAGCGGGCGCTGCGCGAACGGTTTCCGCAGTTCGACGTGGAACCGTACGCAGGGGGGCTGTTCGAACCGGAGAGCGGCGTGCTGCTGGCGCGGCGTGCGGTAGCGCTGGCCGCCCGCGACGCCCGGCGGCACGGCGTGGAGTACCGCCTGGCGGCCGCCGCCCCCATCGAACCGTCTAGCGGCGCGGCGGGGCTTGCCAGCCTGCCGCTGGCGGACGGGAGCCGCCTGTCGGCGGGAACATTCGTCTTCGCGTGCGGCGCATGGATGCCGCGTCTCTTCCCCCGCCTGCTGGGACCCTTGATCCGACCGACGCGCCAGGAGGTCGGATTCCTGGGTCCGCCAGCCGGAGACGAACGGTTCGCGCCGCCCGCCATGCCGGCGTGGATTGATCGGGGGGCGGAGGCATACGGGCTGCCGGCGCTGGACGGGCGAGGCGCGAAAGTGGCGCTCCACGAGCACGGCCCCGCCTTCGATCCCGAAACGGGCGATCGGATGCCGACGGCAAGAGCCATGGAGGCGGTCCGCGCCGCGGCCGCCGAGCGGCTGCCGGGGTTGCGGAACGCGCCGCTCGTCGAGGCGCGCGTGTGTCAGTACGCGAATACCTGGAACGGCGACCTCCTGCTCGACCGGCACCCGGAAACGGAGAACGTCTGGCTCGCCGGCGGCGGATCGGGGCACGGTTTCAAGCTGGGTCCGGCGGTAGGCGCCTACCTGACGGGACGGATGGACGGTTCGCGCCGCGAGGAGGCGTTGGTCGGGCTGGCATCGAAGCGGCCGGAGCCGGACCGGCACGTGTTCTGA
- the chrA gene encoding chromate efflux transporter encodes MPGRSRTARSRGCGRCRSTSSTRLSCWTASSERQPVAAPRVPLTELAGLFVRLGVTAFGGPAAHIAMMRDEVVDRRRWLTDREFLDLVAATNLIPGPNSTELAIHLGYRHGGIPGLLVAGASFIFPAALIVGIIAWGYARYGETPQVGWLMYGIGPVVIAIVAQAIVKLSVSAVRGVALGLIGGTVLVLSILGVNELVLLAAGAVAGLALAIGPRAGATAMAALAAVATSIGQVAAQASAVAAAELPFTLTRLALFFAKVGSVLFGSGYVLLAFLRADLVERWGWLTDQQLIDAITVGQVTPGPVFTTATFIGYLLGGWSGAALATAAIFAPGFVFVALSQPLIPKLRASRLLSGVLDGVVVASLGLMGAVAWVLARTTVVDLSTAAVAAAATGLLLWKQPNSTWLILAGAAAGWLLRGG; translated from the coding sequence ATGCCCGGGCGTTCCAGAACGGCCCGCTCCCGAGGATGCGGCCGGTGCAGATCGACGAGTTCGACCCGGCTGTCCTGCTGGACAGCCTCTAGCGAACGGCAACCCGTGGCGGCACCGCGCGTACCCCTGACCGAGCTGGCGGGGCTGTTCGTACGGCTCGGCGTCACTGCGTTCGGGGGACCCGCCGCGCACATTGCGATGATGCGCGACGAAGTCGTGGACCGCCGGCGCTGGCTCACGGACCGCGAGTTCCTCGACCTGGTCGCCGCCACCAACCTGATCCCGGGGCCGAACTCGACGGAACTGGCGATCCATCTTGGCTACCGGCACGGCGGAATCCCCGGGTTGCTGGTGGCGGGCGCGTCGTTCATCTTCCCCGCCGCGCTCATCGTCGGGATCATCGCCTGGGGCTATGCGCGGTACGGCGAAACGCCGCAGGTGGGCTGGCTGATGTACGGCATCGGTCCGGTCGTCATCGCCATCGTCGCGCAGGCCATCGTGAAGTTGAGCGTGAGCGCCGTGCGCGGGGTGGCGCTCGGATTGATTGGCGGCACGGTTCTGGTGCTGTCGATCCTCGGCGTGAACGAACTGGTGCTGCTGGCCGCCGGGGCAGTGGCGGGGCTGGCCCTCGCGATCGGGCCACGCGCCGGGGCAACCGCGATGGCGGCGTTGGCGGCGGTAGCCACCAGCATCGGCCAGGTCGCGGCGCAGGCGTCCGCCGTGGCGGCGGCAGAGCTGCCGTTCACGCTGACGCGGCTGGCCCTGTTCTTCGCGAAGGTGGGCTCGGTGCTGTTCGGGAGCGGCTATGTGCTGCTTGCCTTCCTGCGCGCCGACCTGGTCGAACGTTGGGGGTGGCTGACCGATCAGCAGTTGATTGACGCGATTACCGTCGGACAGGTGACACCGGGGCCGGTCTTTACGACAGCGACGTTCATCGGGTACCTCTTGGGCGGCTGGAGCGGCGCGGCGCTCGCGACGGCGGCGATCTTCGCGCCCGGATTCGTCTTCGTGGCGCTCAGTCAGCCGCTCATTCCGAAACTGCGGGCGTCGCGCCTGCTGAGCGGCGTGCTCGACGGCGTGGTGGTGGCCTCGCTTGGTCTGATGGGCGCGGTTGCCTGGGTGCTCGCGCGCACCACGGTGGTCGATCTGTCCACGGCGGCCGTTGCGGCGGCCGCCACCGGCCTGCTGCTGTGGAAGCAGCCGAACTCGACCTGGCTGATCCTGGCCGGCGCCGCCGCCGGCTGGCTCCTGCGGGGCGGCTAG
- the msrP gene encoding protein-methionine-sulfoxide reductase catalytic subunit MsrP — MLIKKASDIRSSEITPEHLYWNRRQFIQTASGAALGGAALLGHSDSALHAQEPLGDLSPSPFSTDERKNSYDEITSYNNFYEFGLDKEDPKRYADELTVEPWSVRVEGHMNRPAADYALEDILSPHPLEERIYRLRCVEAWSMVVPWVGFPLADLVKRFEPTSRAKYVRFETLYRPEEFRGQRARNLEYPYVEGLRMDEALNPLALMVVGIYGRSLLNQNGAPLRLMVPWKYGFKSLKSIVKIEFVEDEPRNTWNVAIPHEYGFYANVNPEVDHPRWSQASERRIGDFFRRPTEMFNGYGEQVAHMYAGMDLRENY, encoded by the coding sequence ATGCTGATAAAGAAGGCGTCCGACATCCGCTCATCGGAGATCACCCCCGAGCACCTCTACTGGAACCGCCGCCAGTTCATCCAGACGGCTTCCGGCGCCGCACTGGGCGGCGCGGCGCTGCTCGGGCATTCCGACTCCGCGCTCCACGCGCAGGAGCCGCTGGGCGACCTCAGCCCCAGCCCATTCAGCACCGACGAGCGAAAGAACTCGTACGACGAGATCACGAGCTACAACAACTTCTACGAGTTCGGACTCGACAAGGAAGACCCGAAGCGCTACGCCGACGAGTTGACAGTCGAGCCGTGGTCGGTCCGCGTGGAAGGGCACATGAATCGCCCGGCGGCCGACTACGCGCTGGAGGATATCCTCAGCCCGCACCCGCTGGAGGAACGGATCTACCGGTTGCGCTGTGTCGAGGCGTGGTCGATGGTGGTCCCGTGGGTCGGGTTTCCGCTGGCCGACCTCGTCAAGCGATTCGAGCCGACTTCCCGGGCCAAGTACGTCCGGTTCGAGACGCTGTACCGCCCGGAGGAGTTCCGTGGCCAGCGCGCCCGCAACCTTGAGTACCCGTACGTCGAGGGGCTCCGGATGGACGAGGCGCTCAATCCGCTGGCGCTGATGGTGGTCGGCATCTACGGCCGCTCGCTCCTGAACCAGAACGGCGCACCGCTCCGCCTCATGGTTCCCTGGAAGTACGGTTTCAAGAGTCTCAAGTCAATCGTCAAGATCGAGTTTGTCGAGGATGAGCCGCGCAACACCTGGAACGTGGCCATCCCGCACGAGTACGGCTTCTACGCGAACGTGAACCCGGAAGTGGATCACCCGCGCTGGTCGCAGGCGAGCGAGCGCCGGATCGGCGACTTCTTCCGGCGGCCGACCGAGATGTTCAACGGCTACGGCGAGCAGGTGGCCCACATGTACGCCGGGATGGACCTGCGGGAGAACTACTAG
- a CDS encoding DUF983 domain-containing protein: protein MFREVVVMLLRACRLRCPCCGYGRLFKSATRLHERCSACGEAFEREPGQSLGAVYINLGLTLGVVAAGYLLMRSFTSLTTTQLMVIWMAVAGIGPFVLHRHATALWTGIVFLGEGLYIPWPNR from the coding sequence GTGTTCCGCGAGGTTGTCGTCATGCTGCTGCGCGCATGCCGGCTGAGATGTCCCTGCTGCGGCTACGGACGGCTCTTCAAGTCGGCGACGCGGCTGCACGAGCGCTGTTCGGCATGCGGCGAGGCGTTCGAACGTGAACCGGGGCAGTCGCTTGGCGCCGTTTACATCAACCTCGGCCTGACGCTTGGCGTCGTCGCTGCGGGCTACCTGCTCATGCGGTCCTTCACCTCACTTACGACAACGCAGTTGATGGTCATCTGGATGGCGGTGGCGGGAATCGGGCCGTTCGTTCTTCACCGCCATGCGACCGCGCTCTGGACCGGCATCGTCTTCCTGGGTGAGGGGCTCTACATTCCGTGGCCGAACCGGTAG
- a CDS encoding sulfoxide reductase heme-binding subunit YedZ: MALSSAQWIRRVKPAVFLVCLVPALLLLRDAFTPGGLGVNPIETITHRTGDWALRFLLISLAVTPVRWLTGWQLLIRFRRMWGLFAFFYACLHLSTYVVFDHFFSVTAIIDDVIERKYVTAGMFGFLMLLPLAVTSTQGWIRRLGRRWTTLHRLAYVAAAAGVVHFLWLVKISIFEPMIYGVILAVLLGARVAKRYSSGVVGAARGLTPGS, from the coding sequence ATGGCGCTGTCGTCAGCACAGTGGATACGCCGCGTCAAGCCTGCTGTTTTTCTTGTCTGCCTCGTTCCCGCGCTGCTGCTCCTCCGGGACGCCTTTACACCCGGCGGGCTGGGCGTCAACCCGATTGAGACCATCACCCATCGCACCGGCGACTGGGCGTTGCGTTTCCTCCTGATTTCGCTCGCCGTCACTCCGGTGCGCTGGCTCACCGGCTGGCAGTTGCTCATCCGCTTCCGCCGGATGTGGGGACTGTTCGCCTTTTTCTATGCATGCCTGCACCTGTCGACGTACGTCGTCTTCGATCACTTCTTCAGCGTGACGGCGATCATCGACGATGTGATCGAGCGGAAGTACGTCACCGCCGGCATGTTCGGCTTCCTGATGCTGCTCCCGCTCGCGGTGACGTCGACGCAGGGGTGGATCCGGCGGCTCGGCCGCCGCTGGACGACGCTGCACCGGCTTGCCTACGTCGCCGCCGCGGCGGGTGTCGTCCACTTCCTCTGGCTGGTGAAGATCTCGATCTTCGAGCCGATGATCTACGGCGTGATCCTCGCCGTGCTCCTGGGCGCGCGCGTCGCGAAACGGTACAGCTCAGGCGTTGTGGGTGCTGCCCGGGGTCTTACCCCAGGCTCGTAG
- a CDS encoding alpha/beta fold hydrolase encodes MQYVYLHGFASSPASSKAVYLAERLAGTGSVLHLPDLNEPDFSTLTVSRVIAQVSALVAELPPDPVTLFGSSLGAFAALHAAERQCGGDSRPISRLVLLAPALDFGRAAIGELGAEGMARWRETGWWELTHYASGATTRVHYELYADAARYNSFAARRRISTLVLQGDRDEIVDAAMVARWAERRPHVRLVHLDDDHQLAASHERIWWETARFLDLPA; translated from the coding sequence ATGCAGTACGTCTACCTGCACGGATTTGCGTCGTCGCCGGCGTCGTCCAAGGCCGTGTACCTGGCGGAACGCCTGGCCGGGACGGGCTCGGTGCTCCACCTTCCGGACCTCAACGAACCCGATTTCTCGACCCTGACGGTTTCACGGGTCATCGCGCAGGTTTCGGCCCTCGTCGCGGAGCTCCCGCCCGATCCCGTCACCCTCTTCGGATCGAGCCTGGGGGCTTTCGCCGCGCTGCACGCGGCGGAGCGGCAGTGTGGCGGCGACTCCCGCCCGATCAGCCGCCTCGTGCTGCTTGCGCCGGCCCTCGACTTCGGCCGGGCCGCGATCGGTGAGTTGGGGGCGGAGGGAATGGCCCGGTGGCGCGAGACCGGTTGGTGGGAGCTGACGCACTACGCGTCGGGCGCGACCACGCGCGTTCACTACGAGCTGTATGCCGATGCCGCGCGGTACAACTCGTTCGCTGCGCGGCGTCGCATCTCCACCCTCGTGCTACAGGGGGACCGCGACGAGATCGTCGACGCCGCCATGGTGGCGCGCTGGGCCGAACGACGGCCGCACGTTCGGTTGGTCCACCTGGACGATGACCATCAACTCGCCGCCAGCCACGAACGGATCTGGTGGGAGACCGCCCGATTCCTGGATCTTCCCGCATGA